DNA from Streptomyces luteogriseus:
GGCATGGAGGTCCGCCGCGCCGGTCAGCCGGTGGCGCTGACGCCGACCGAGATGCGGCTGCTGCTGGAGTTCTCCTCCGCGCCGGGCACGGTGCTCTCCCGCGACAAGCTGCTGGAGCGGGTGTGGGACTACGGCTGGGGCGGGGACACCCGCGTCGTCGACGTGCACGTGCAGCGGCTGCGGCAGAAGATCGGCCAGGACCGGATCGAGACGGTCCGCGGGTTCGGCTACAAGTTGAAGGCCTGAGCAGGGGCAGGGGTATGAGGGGGCACTTCCGGCGCCTGGTCGCCGCTGGTCTGGAGCGGGCGGGCATCCGCACGGGCCTCAGATGGAAGCTGAGCGCGGCCATCGCGCTGGTGGGCGCGCTGGTGGCGATCGCGCTGAGCCTCGTCGTGCACAACGCCGCCCGGGTCTCGATGCTGGACAACGCGCGGGACCTCGCCGACGAGCGGATCATGATCGCCCAGCGCAACTTCGAGCTGTCCGGGCGGATGAACTTCCCCAACACCAAGATCAACGACCCGGATCTGCCCCATGCGCTGCGGGACCGGGTCGAGGCGGGCCAGCGGGCGACCTACGTGGCGGACCGGCCGGGCGAGGTGCCCGACATATGGGCCGCCGTGCCGTTGAAGAACGGGCAGGTCATGTCGCTGCACTCGGGCTTCACCGACCGCAGCTCGGACATCCTCCAGGACCTCGACCAGGCCCTGCTCATCGGGTCCATCGCCGTCGTCCTCGGCGGCAGCGCGCTCGGGGTGCTCATCGGCGGGCACCTGTCGCGGCGGCTGCGCAAGGCGGCCATCGCCGCGGGCCAGCTCGCCGGCGGCGAGACGGACGTGCGCGTGCGGGACGCCATGGGCGGGGTCGTACGGGACGAGACGGACGATCTGGCGAGCGCGGTGGACGCCATGGCGGACGCGTTGCGGCAGCGCATCGAGGCCGAGCGGCGGGTCACCGCCGACATCGCGCACGAGCTGCGCACCCCGGTGACCGGGCTGCTGACCGCGGCGGAACTGCTGCCGCCCGGACGCCCGACCGAGCTGGTGCTGGACCGGGCGAAGGCCATGCGCACGCTGGTAGAGGACGTGCTGGAGGTGGCCCGGCTGGACGGGGCCTCCGAGCGGGCGGAGCTTCAGGACATCATGCTGGGGGAGTTCGTCGCCCGGCGGGTGGCGGCCAAGGATCCGGCGATCAAGGTGCGCATCGTGCACGAGTCGGAGGTCACCACCGACCCGCGACGCCTGGAGCGCGTCCTGTTCAACCTGCTGGCCAACGCGGCCCGGCACGGCAAGCCGCCCATCGAGGTCAGCGTCGAGGGCCGGGTCATCCGCGTGCGCGACCACGGACCCGGCTTCCCCGAGGACCTGCTCGCCGAGGGGCCGAGCCGCTTCCGCACCGGCAGCGCGGACCGGGCCGGGCACGGCCACGGTCTCGGCCTGACCATCGCGGCCGGGCAGGCCCGGGTGCTGGGCGCCCGGCTGACCTTCCGCAACGTCCGCACCCCCGGCACGCCGGAGCACCTCCCGGCCGAGGGTGCGGTCGCCGTGCTGTGGCTGCCGGAGCACGCGCCGACGAACACCGGGAGCTACCCGATGCTGCCGGGGTCGTGAGGGTGGCGCGGCGGATCAGCAGGACCAGTCCTGGTCCATGTCGAGTCCGCCCTCGCGGGGCTGTGTGAACGAGAACCAGTTGCCCGAGTCGTCGCGGAACAGCGCCTCCGTGCCGTACGGGCGCTCCTGCGGCTCCTGGAGGAACTCCACGCCGCGGTCCTTGAGCTTCTTGTAGTCGCCCTGGATGTCGTCGGTGGTCAGCACGCCCGCGCCGAGCACCCCCTTCGTCACCAGCTTGCGGACCATCTCGGCGGACTCGGGGTCCATCGCGGGCCCGCCGGGCACCATCAGTGTCAGCTCGACGTCGGGCTGGTTCGGCGAGCCGACCGTGAGCCAGCGCATGCCGCCCTCGCCCATGGTCATGTCCGTACGGACCTCCAGGCCCAGCTTCTCCGTGTAGAACTCCTTGGCGCGGTCCTGGTCGAGGACCCAGACGGTCGAGATGGCGAGACCCTTGATCATGGCGTGCTCCTGCTCTGACTCTGTGGCGGTGGCGGTGGCGGTGGCGGTGGCGGTGGCGGTGGCGGTGGCGGTGGCTGTAGCTGCGGCTGCGGCTGCGGCCGGTTGTGCCCGCCCTGCCACGGTAGGCAGCGGGGGTGTCAGCCCGCTTCTCCGGAATTGCGCTTCTCGCCGGTGCCGGGCGCGGAACGGAAGCCGCCGGCCCAGAGCATGGCGTAGCAGCCGGGTATGAGGGCGGCCCCCCGGCCCACGTGCTTCGTGCGGTACTCGCTCGGTGTCAGCCCGGTCCAGGCCTTGAAGCGGGCCGAGAACGTGCCCACGCTGCTGAAGCCGACCAGGTGGCAGATCTCCGTCACCGACAGGTTCGCGGTGCGCAGCAGGTCCTCGGCGCGCTCGATGCGGCGGTGCGTCAGGTACTGGCCGGGGGTCTCACCGTAGGCCTCCCTGAAGGCACGGATGAAGTGATACCGCGAGTACCCGGCGTGTGCGGCGACGGTGTCCAGGTCCAGCTCGGGGTCGGCCCAGTCCCGGTCCATGACGTCCTTGGCGAGCCGCATCCGCCGCGTCCTGTCCATGGGACCGATGGTGGCACGGGGGTGTGACAGCGGCCCCTCGCCGGTGGCCGGGCAGTTCGCGGCCGGGCATGACGAAGGCCCCCGGGCGGACACTCCCGGGGGCCTCGTACGGTGCGGTCAGACGGCCTCGACCATGGGCGGCTGCGCCGCCGGGGTGTCCGGCTTGCCGTCCTCCTTCGGTCCCGCTCCCTTCAGCGGCACCTCCTTGACGAACACGGCCGCCACGAGGGCGACCACCGCCACCACGGCTCCGAGCAGGAACGCCGTGTGCGTGCCGGCGGAGACCGCGTGCTGGTACGCCTCCCGGATCAGCACCGGGAGCTTCTCCAGGCTCTTGGCGTCGAGCTGTGCCGACTGCTCGGTCACCTTGGAGCCCAGCGCCCCGGCCCGCTCGCTCATGACGTCCTGGACGCGGTTGTTGAACAGCGCGCCCATGATCGCGACGCCGAAGGAGGAGCCGAGCGTACGGAACAGGGTGGACGACGAGGACGCGACGCCCATGTCCTTCATCTCCACGCTGTTCTGCGCGACCAGCATGGTGATCTGCATCAGGCAGCCCATGCCGAGTCCGACCACGGCCATGAAGACACCGGAGGTCAGTCGGGAGGTGCCGGTGTCCATCGTGGACAGCAGGTACAGGCCGACGATCATCAGCGCGCTGCCGGCGATCGGGAAGACCTTGTACTTGCCGGAGTTCGTGGTCACCCGCCCGGCGACCATCGAGGTCACGAGCATCGCACCGAGCATCGGCAGGAGCAGCAGCCCGGAGTTGGTCGCGGAAGCACCCTGCACGGACTGCTGGTACAGCGGCAGGAAGAGCGTCGCGCCGAACATCACGAAGCCGGTGATGAAGCCGATGACCGACATCAGCGTGAAGTTGAGGCTGCGGAAGATGTGCAGCGGCAGGATCGGCTCGGCGGCCCTGGTCTGCCAGAACACGAACCCGACCAGCGCGGCGATGCCGATGCCGATCAGCTCCATGATCCGCGCGGAGCTCCAGGCGTACTCCGTGCCGCCCCACGTGGTGACGAGCACGATCGCGGTGATGCCGACGGTCAGCAGCGCGGCGCCGAGGTAGTCGATCCGTGCCTCGGAGCGCTTCTTCGGCAGGTGCAGCACGGCACCGACGGCGGCGAGCGCCACCGCTCCGAGCGGCAGGTTGATGTAGAAGGCCCAGCGCCAGCCCCAATTGTCGGTGATCGTGCCGCCGACCAGCGGGCCGCCGATCATCGCCAGCGCCATGACGCCGGCCATCATGCCCTGGTACTTGCCGCGCTCGCGGGGCGGGATCAGGTCACCGATGATCGCCATGACACCGACCATCAGACCGCCGGCGCCGAGGCCCTGCACGGCACGGAAGCCGATCAGCTCACCCATGTTCTGGGCCATGCCGCTGAGCGCGGAACCGACCAGGAAGATCACGATGGACGTCATGAACGTGCCCTTGCGGCCGTACATGTCGCCGAGCTTGCCCCACAGCGGGGTGGAGGCCGCGGTGGCGAGCGTGTAGGCGGTGACGACCCACGCGAGGTGTTCGAGTCCGCCCAGCTCACCGACGATCGTCGGCATCGCGGTGCCGATGATCATGTTGTCGAGCATCGCGAGCATCATCGCGATCATCAGCGCGAGCAGGACCACCCGCACGCTCTTGGGTTGTTTCCCCCCAGCGTCGGCCGCCGGTGTGTCCGTCGTGTCCGTCATCGCTTCCCACTCCCCCTGCTACCGCTACTTACTTGCCGACCGGCTAGTGACTACACTCGGAAGCTAGCGGCGGAACTAGCCGGGCGTCAAGTAAGTTTTATGGAAAGCGGGGGCGTAGGAGGATGGGCGGCACCATGGACGGCACCAAGCAGCGGCGCCGCGGGGACACCCGCCGGCGCATCCAGGATGTGGCCCTCGAACTCTTCGCGGAGCACGGCTACGAGAAGACCTCCCTGCGCGAGATCGCCGAGCGCCTGGACGTCACCAAGGCCGCGCTCTACTACCACTTCAAAACGAAGGAAGAGATCCTCGTCAGCATCTTCGAGGACCTCACCCAGCCGATCGAGGACCTGATCGAGTGGGGCCGGCAGCAGCCGCACACCCTCGCGACCAAGCAGGAGATCATCCGCCGCTACGCCGACACCCTCGCCGAGGCGACGCCGCTGTTCCGCTTCATGCACGAGAACCAGGCGACGGTACGGGACCTGCGGATCGGCGAGTCCTTCAAGGCCCGCATCCACAGCCTGCGCGACATCATCGTCGACCCGGACGCGGACCTGGTCGACCAGGTCCGCTGCGCCAGCGCGATCTTCACGCTGCACGCCGGCATGTTCCTGCTCCAGGACATGGGAGACGACCCCGAGGAGAAGAACAAAGCCGTCCTCGAGGTCGCCACCGATCTGGTGACCCAGGCCCACCGGGGAGCCGGGGGCTCCTAGGGCCTGGGGATCGCACCTGGGGTCAGACCGTCACGCCCTTGGCGCGCAGGAACTTCACCGGGTCGACCGCCGAGCCGTAGTTCGGGGTCGTACGGATCTCGAAGTGCAGGTGGGGGCCGCTCGAGTTACCGGTGTTGCCGGACTTGGCGATCTCCTGGCCGGTCTTGACTATCTGGCCGACGTGCACCGTGACCTTCGACAGGTGGGCGTACTGGGAGTACGTGCCGTTGCCGTGCTTGATCACGACGGCGTTGCCGTACGCGGGGCCGTCGCCGGCGCCGTTGCCGCCGGCCTTGACCACGGTGCCGCCGTGGGCGGCGACGACCTGGGTGCCACTCGGCACGGCGAAGTCCTGGCCGCTGTGCTTGTGCGCCCACATGCCGCCGTTCTGGGCGAAGCTCGCGGAGAGGCTGTACTTCTTCACCGGGTCGACCCAGGAGGGCTTGGCCTTCTTGGCGGCTGCCTTCTTGGCAGCGGCCTTCTTCTCGGCCGCCTTCTTCGCGGCGGCGGCCTTGGCGGCCTTCTCGGCCTTCACGGCCTCGGCCTTGGCGGCCTTGGCCTGGACGGCGGCCTGCGCCTGCACGGCACTGGCGGCACCGGACGCGGCCGTGGTGTCGGCGGCGGACGCGACCCCGGCTCCCAGTGCGACCGAGACACCAAGGCCGGCGGCCAGCACGGTCGCACGGGTGCGGAGCTGGGACGTACGGGAAGAACGGGACGTGACGCGCTGGGACATCGAAACCTCGTGTGGAAGGGGACGGAGAAAACCACCCGGCGCACAACCGCTCGCCGTGTGGCCATCCCTTGGTAACCCGAAGTCCGACAAACTCCCAAAAGCGTGATCTACGACGCTAGTTAGTAATTTGGTTCAGTGTTCTACGTCTCTTGACACAGCAGTCATTCGGGACGAATCAGGGCACTGACCCGCACTTCCACCCCTGCCGCGGGGAAAGAATCCCTTTCCTCCCGGCCCGTTATCCACTATTCCATCTAGTAACGGACATATCGCCTGTGCGCCATGTCACCAGGGGCCCTCTTCAGCCATTCCGGAAATGTGGCGCACGCCTCTAGGCACTTACCGCCCGGTAACCCTACGGTTCCCCTCGCGCCACCCTCGCGCACGAGCATGCACACGACATGTTGGCAGCGTCATTGACGTGAGAGGACCCCCACGACATGCAGACCCGACGCCCCTGGTTGCGCCGCGCATCAGTGACCGCCGTCTCGGCGGCGGCCCTCGTGGCCATGGCCGCACCGGCCGACGCCGCGACCACCAGCCAGGCCTCCACGACCGCCGCCACGGCCGCCACCGCGGCCGCGGACGTCGACTACGGCACCTGGCAGAAGGACTGCCAGGCGGTGATGAACCAGGCGATGCCCTATCTGAAACAGCGGATCGCGGCCACGAAGCCGGGCGAGAAGCAGGCCATCGTCTTCGACATCGACAACACGACGCTGGAGACGGACTTCGGCTTCAGCTACCCGCAACCGGCCAACAAGCCCGTCCTGGAGGCCGCCAGATACGCGCAGGAGCGCGGCGTCACCCTGTTCTTCGTCACCGCCCGGCCGGACATCATCGCCTCGTTCACCCAGTACAACCTGAAGCAGGCCGGCTACCAGGTCTCGGGGCTCTACGTCCGCAACTTCATCGACCTGTTCAAGAACGTCGCCGAGTACAAGACGGCCCAGCGCGTGGACATCGAGCGCAAGGGCTACACGATCATCGCGAACATCGGCAACAGCGCCACCGACCTCTCGGGCGGCCACGCCGAGAAGACGTACAAGCTGCCGGACTACGACGGGCAGCTGTCCTAGGGAGCGTCCGGGCATGAGGAAGGGGCCGGTGCTGTTCAGCACCGGCCCCTTCTCACTTTGGGTCGTTACGCTCAGGCGTCCTTGCTCAGGTTCGGGCCCGTGCCACCGGCCGCCTGCTCGATCGGCGGGACGTCCGGGAGGGGCGCCTTCTCCTCGCCGCGGAAGGTGAAGGTCTTGGTGTCGCCCTCGCCCTCCGTGTCGACGACCACGATGTGACCGGGGCGCAGCTCGCCGAAGAGGATCTTCTCCGACAGCGAGTCCTCGATCTCACGCTGGATGGTGCGACGCAGCGGACGCGCACCCAGCACCGGGTCGTAGCCCTTCTTGGACAGCAGCTCCTTGGCGGACTGGGAGAGCTCGATGCCCATGTCCCGGTCCTTCAGGCGCTCGTCGACCTTGCCGATCATCAGGTCGACGATCTGGAGGATGTCGTCCTGGCTGAGCTGCGGGAAGACGACCACGTCGTCGACGCGGTTGAGGAACTCGGGCCGGAAGTGCTGCTTGAGCTCGTCCGAGACCTTGTTCTTCATGCGCTCGTAGTTGGACTTCGTGTCGCCCTGGGCCGCGAAGCCCAGGTTGAAGCCCTTGGAGATGTCCCGCGTGCCGAGGTTGGTCGTCATGATGATGACCGTGTTCTTGAAGTCCACGACCCGACCCTGGGAGTCGGTCAGGCGACCGTCCTCCAGGATCTGCAGCAGCGAGTTGAAGATGTCCGGGTGGGCCTTCTCGACCTCGTCGAAGAGGACGACGGAGAACGGCTTGCGGCGGACCTTCTCGGTGAGCTGGCCGCCCTCCTCGTAGCCCACGTAGCCGGGGGGCGAACCGAAGAGCCGCGAGACCGTGTGCTTCTCGCTGAACTCCGACATGTCGAGGGAGATCAGCGCGTCCTCGTCGCCGAAGAGGAACTCGGCGAGCGCCTTGGACAGCTCGGTCTTACCGACACCGGAGGGGCCGGCGAAGATGAACGAGCCACCGGGACGCTTCGGGTCCTTCAGACCGGCACGCGTACGGCGGATCGCCTTCGACAGCGCCTTGACGGCGTCGACCTGGCCGATGACCCGCTTGTGGAGCTCGTCCTCCATGCGCAGCAGGCGGGAGGACTCCTCCTCGGTCAGCTTGAAGACCGGGATGCCGGTGGCCGTGGCGAGGACCTCGGCGATCAGCTCGCCGTCGACCTCGGCGACGACGTCCATGTCGCCGGCCTTCCACTCCTTCTCCCGCTTGGCCTTGGCGGCCAGGAGCTGCTTCTCCTTGTCGCGCAGGGAGGCGGCCTTCTCGAAGTCCTGCGAGTCGATCGCGGACTCCTTGTCGCGGCGGACGCCGGCGATCTTCTCGTCGAACTCGCGCAGGTCCGGCGGCGCGGTCATCCGGCGGATGCGCATCCGGGAACCGGCCTCGTCGATCAGGTCGATCGCCTTGTCCGGCAGGAAGCGGTCCGAGATGTACCGGTCGGCCAGGGTGGCGGCCTGGACCAGCGCCTCGTCCGTGATGGAGACGCGGTGGTGGGCCTCGTACCGGTCACGCAGACCCTTGAGGATCTCGATCGTGTGCGGCAGGGACGGCTCCGCGACCTGGATGGGCTGGAAGCGGCGCTCGAGGGCGGCGTCCTTCTCCAGGTGCTTGCGGTACTCGTCCAGCGTGGTGGCACCGATGGTCTGCAGCTCACCGCGGGCCAGCATCGGCTTCAGGATGGAAGCCGCGTCGATGGCGCCCTCGGCGGCACCCGCACCGACCAGCGTGTGGAGCTCGTCGATGAACAGGATGATGTCGCCGCGGGTGCGGATCTCCTTGAGGACCTTCTTCAGGCGCTCCTCGAAGTCACCGCGGTAGCGGGAGCCGGCGACCAGCGCGCCGAGGTCCAGGGTGTAGAGGTGCTTGTCCTTGAGGGTCTCGGGCACCTCGCCCTTGACGATGGCCTGGGCGAGGCCCTCGACGACGGCGGTCTTGCCGACGCCGGGCTCACCGATCAGCACCGGGTTGTTCTTGGTACGGCGGGACAGCACCTGCATGACCCGCTCGATCTCCTTCTCGCGCCCGATGACCGGGTCGAGCTTGGACTCACGAGCGGCCTGGGTGAGGTTCCGGCCGAACTGGTCGAGGACCAGGGACGTGGAGGGGGTGCCCTCGGCAGGACCGCCGGCGGTGGCGGTCTCCTTGCCCTGGTAACCGGAGAGCAGCTGGATCACCTGCTGCCGCACGCGGTTCAGATCTGCGCCCAGCTTGACGAGGACCTGGGCGGCGACGCCCTCGCCCTCGCGGATCAGGCCGAGCAGGATGTGCTCCGTGCCGATGTAGTTGTGGCCCAGCTGAAGGGCCTCGCGGAGCGACAGCTCCAGGACCTTCTTGGCACGGGGGGTGAAGGGGATGTGGCCGGACGGGGCCTGCTGGCCCTGGCCGATGATCTCCTCCACCTGCTGGCGGACCGCCTCGAGCGAAATCCCGAGGCTCTCAAGGGCCTTGGCGGCGACACCTTCACCCTCGTGGATCAGGCCCAGGAGGATGTGCTCAGTGCCGATGTAGTTGTGGTTGAGCATCCGGGCTTCTTCCTGAGCCAGGACGACAACCCGCCGCGCGCGGTCGGTGAACCTCTCGAACATCGTTAATCGCTCCTCAGAGCGGTCAGGCAGTGGGGGGAACTTCCCCTCCCTGTCCTTCCGCAGCTTAGTCCCGCAAGCGGGGACCGCTCATTCCAACTGCCGACACCGTCCTTGGCCTCCTGACCCCGAACGCCGACATCTGCTCCAACCCGATGGTGCGAGACGATGTTCCCGCAGGCCAGGCAGATACCCCACTCGCCAGTACGCCGATGGCGAACGTGAGACGTCCTTTCCTGCGTGTCGCCCCCTCCCACTAGGGATGTCTTACCCGCAGGGACCGGAAGTCCATGCCGGGCGCCCCCGTTCCCTCCGCTACGGGCGAACAACCTTGCGCCTCCCCGCACCCCCCGCGCGCCCCCGATTCGCCACGCTGTGCGCTCACGACGCCACCCAGCGTAACCCGCAGGCGCTTTCGGCTGTTGCACTTGGCATGTTCGGCGCCTCTCAGCCCGTGACCGCATCCTCGACTCCGCTCGTCCCGCTGGTCCCGCTCCCCCGCCGGCCGCTCGACCCGGCCGGCGCGAGCGGTCAGGTCCGGTGGTGGTACGAGAACGAACTGGGGTGGCCGACGGTGCCCGGCGATCCGCTGCATCTGCCGGTGGGAGTGCGCTGGGACGTCCTGGACGTCCCGGCGGAGGCGGGGCACGCGGCCCTGCGGCGCCTGGCGCCCGGCTCCCCCGTCGCGCTGCACCGCGACCGGATGCTGCTCCTGGTGGCCGCGGGCGGCGCGGAGGAGCTCCCCGGGCTGCTGGAGTGGCTGGACTGGGGCGCCCTGTCGCTGGATCTGGTGGCGATCGGTGCGGGCGGCCTCATGGAGGCGCCGTCGCCCCCGGTGCCGCGCGGGGAGAGAGCGATGCCGCCGGCGCGCGGGTCGCACGCTGCGGCGCCCTGCGAGGCGGGTGTTCCGCCTGCTCCCCGGGACCGGGTCGGTTCCCAGGGGGCCGCCGTGTGGCTGCGGCCCCCCGAGCCGGGATGCGAGGTCGAGGCCTCGCTGCCGACGCTGTCGGCGCTGGGGGGCGGTGGGGGCGCCCCCGATCTCGTGCGGCTGGTGAACACGGTGGCCACGCAGTGCCACCGGGTCCGGCTGCGGCGCGTGTGCGCCCAGCCACCGGCCAAGCGTGCGCAGGGTCGGTAGGGCCGCTGTTCAGCCGTTGGCCTTCTCGTAAGCCTCGCGGATGGTCGCGGGAACACGGCCGCGGTCGTTGACCTCGTAACCGTTCTCCTTCGCCCAGGCGCGGATCGCCGCGGTGTCCTGGCTGCCGCTCGAAGCGGCGCGGGCCTTTCCACGCCCGCCCGAAGCACGGCCTCCGGTACGACGACCGCCCTTCACGTAAGGCTCGAGAAGGCCACGGAGCTTGTCCGCATTGGCAGTGGTGAGGTCGATCTCGTACGTCTTGCCGTCCAGCGCGAACGTCACGGTCTCGTCCGCCTCGCCACCGTCGAGGTCGTCGACAAGAAGGACCTGAACCTTCTGTGCCACCGGATTTCCTTTCATCGATATCTTCAGGGCGGGTGTGCCGGCGTCCGCCGTATCGCCGTCCCCTGTTATATGCAGTACTGCAGTACGTCGGAAAGCAAACCGCTTTTGCCGGAAAAACACAAACCCCCGGCAGAGACCGGCAGCCCGGCCCCGGTCCGGAAACGTGCGCGTTTCGGACATAGGGCACCGGGGCAGGGCGGGCTCGCGGAATATGCCTTGGCGAACCGGTCGGACCCTTCGGTGACCTACTTGCGCCCGGCGATCACAGATGCAGAAGCATCCGGCTGTTGCCCAAGGTGTTCGGTTTCACTCGTTCGAGTCCGAGGAACTCCGCGACGCCCTCGTCATAGGAACGCAGGAGCTCCGCGTAGACATCCGTGTCGACGGGCGTCTCGCCGATCTCCACGAAGCCGTGCTTGGTGAAGAAGTCGACTTCGAAGGTCAGACAGAAAACACGGCGAACACCGAGCCAGCGGGCGGTCTGCAGCAACTTCTCCAGCACGCGGTGTCCGACGCCGGCGCCCTGCAAGCCGGGCTTCACCGCGAGAGTGCGCACTTCCGCGAGGTCTTCCCACATCACGTGCAGCGCGCCGCAGCCGACGACCTCGGCGTTGTCGTCCCGTTCGGCGACCCAGAACTCCTGGATGTCCTCGTAAAGCGTCACCGTTGCTTTGTCGAGCAGGATGCGGCCGCGGACGTAGGCGTCAAGGAGGCCCCGTACGGCCGGGACGTCGCTGGTGCGGGCCCGTCGGACGGTGATGGCTTTTGCGGTGGCTTCGGGGCTCTTCGCGGACATGACGGGACGCTATCGCCCGCCGAGGTCCCGGGGGGAGGCGGGGTTCTCCCCGGGCCCTTCCCCGGGTTCCGCTCGTTCGGCCGGTTCTGCGGATTCCGACGGTTCGGTCGGTTCCTGGGTTTCCGGACCCTGGACGATGCGGACGGCATCGGTGAGAGACTGCCGCTGTTCCTCGCTCATCATGCCGAAGAAGGCGACGAGAGCCGCGGCGGGGTTGTCGCTCTGCGACCAGGCGTCGTTCATCAGGGCGGCTGCGTAGGCGGCGCGGGTGGAGACCGCCTCATATCGATAGGCACGGCCTTCCGCCTCGCGGCGTACCCAGCCCTTCTGATGGAGATTGTCCAAAACGGTCATCACGGTGGTGTACGCGATGGACCGCTCCTTCTGAAGATCTTCCAGGACTTCTCGAACGGTCACCGGGCGGTTCCACTTCCACACCCGCGACATGACCGCGTCTTCGAGTTCTCCCAATGGGCGAGGCACAGCTCAGAACAATAGTGGGAGATCCCGGTAATGGCGTGGCGGACGTGCGCGGGACCGGCGAACGGGAACAAAAAGGGCGTACGGCTCGTGGATGCGGGCGCCGCGGGGTGCGGGTCCGCCGAGTCGTACGCCCTCGGGGGGTGGGGTCAGGCGTCGGCCGTCGGGGACGTCGCGGTGGACTGGCGGGCACCCTCCACGCGCGCGAGGGCGGCGTCCACGGCCGCGTCCTCCTTGGCCTTGTTGGCGCCGCCCTGGGTCTTCACGATCACCCGGATCACGCCGATGAAGAAGACGGCCATGACGGCCGGGGGCAGGAGCGCGGAGACGTAGTCCATGGATCCAGGGTAGCCACGTCAGCCGACGGCGAGCTGCTGGGGGTTGGCCGGGGGTGGCGGGGCCGGCTTGCGGCGCGGGAAGACCTCGCCCGGGGTGGGGATCGGACGGGAGGGCTTCGGGGTGTCCGGGCCGGGGGCCGGGGCCGGGGCGGGCTTGGGGGCCGGCGGCTTGCGGGCGGGCTTCTTCTCGGGCTGCTTCTCCGTGCCGTCCTCGGCGGCTGCGCCGACGGGGGCGCGGCGGCCTCCGGGGAT
Protein-coding regions in this window:
- a CDS encoding SCO3374 family protein — translated: MFGASQPVTASSTPLVPLVPLPRRPLDPAGASGQVRWWYENELGWPTVPGDPLHLPVGVRWDVLDVPAEAGHAALRRLAPGSPVALHRDRMLLLVAAGGAEELPGLLEWLDWGALSLDLVAIGAGGLMEAPSPPVPRGERAMPPARGSHAAAPCEAGVPPAPRDRVGSQGAAVWLRPPEPGCEVEASLPTLSALGGGGGAPDLVRLVNTVATQCHRVRLRRVCAQPPAKRAQGR
- a CDS encoding histone-like nucleoid-structuring protein Lsr2 — protein: MAQKVQVLLVDDLDGGEADETVTFALDGKTYEIDLTTANADKLRGLLEPYVKGGRRTGGRASGGRGKARAASSGSQDTAAIRAWAKENGYEVNDRGRVPATIREAYEKANG
- a CDS encoding amino-acid N-acetyltransferase, translated to MSAKSPEATAKAITVRRARTSDVPAVRGLLDAYVRGRILLDKATVTLYEDIQEFWVAERDDNAEVVGCGALHVMWEDLAEVRTLAVKPGLQGAGVGHRVLEKLLQTARWLGVRRVFCLTFEVDFFTKHGFVEIGETPVDTDVYAELLRSYDEGVAEFLGLERVKPNTLGNSRMLLHL
- a CDS encoding BlaI/MecI/CopY family transcriptional regulator, yielding MPRPLGELEDAVMSRVWKWNRPVTVREVLEDLQKERSIAYTTVMTVLDNLHQKGWVRREAEGRAYRYEAVSTRAAYAAALMNDAWSQSDNPAAALVAFFGMMSEEQRQSLTDAVRIVQGPETQEPTEPSESAEPAERAEPGEGPGENPASPRDLGGR